DNA sequence from the Streptomyces sp. CA-210063 genome:
CTGAGCCCGGCCGCGAACCGCTCCTCGTCCTCGACGACCAGCACCCGCATACGGCCCACGCTACGGGAGCCTCCCGCGGTGACAAGCGGAAGCGATCATGCGGGCGGCGAGCAGTTCGGACCGCCCCTCGGCCAAGGCCCTCGACCAAGATCCTCAGCCAAGCCCCTCGACGTCACCGCGGCCGGTGCCATCGGCTGGCGCCAGACCGGCGCCGCACCGGGCCACGGACGCGGTCCGGTGCGGCGCGCCGGGATCAGTCCTTGTCGTTCGGCTCGTCCCCGCCGTCCACTTCGCTGCCGAGGACCTTGAAGTCCTTGTCGAGGTGCACGTCGGCCTGCTTGCCGTTGTCGAGCGTCACCTCGACCTCGTAGGAGCCCTCCTCGTCGCCGACCTCGGAGTCCGTGACCTCGCCTCCTCCGGTGTACGCGAGTGCCGCGGCGCTCGCCTTCCCCAGGGCGGGTCCTGAGATGGATGTCTCGGTGTCATCCCCACCGGTCGCGGATACAGCGATGCCAGTACCACCGCCGATCAGCGCGGCCGAGAGCACGGCCCCGACGATCCACTTACCCTTGCGCTTCATGCCGCATCCTCTCGCCGCACCCCCCGGCCGCTGGGCGCGGCCGGGCTGACGGCCTCATAGTGCGACAGACCCGCTGAACAGAGGCTGAACGAGTCTGAACGAGGTGTCAGTCTCCAGGGCATGTCACGTGGCTTGCGCCGGACCAGCACGCCGGGCGCCACCAGCTGCTGAATAATAGCGACGGCGCCGTGGTGCGGGCGAGCGGACAGCCACGCGCCCGCTCACCGTGACGACAGGGGTCAGCTCCAGGCGGTGCCGGCCCTCTGCACCCGTCCGGCCCAGGCCGTCGGTGCCGAACGGGTGGGACCAACTCGGTGCCAGCAGCTTTGAGGAAAGCCGAGGCCCTGGATGCGTTCGATGCCCTTGGCGAACCTGGGCAGTCCTGCGGCAAGGGCTGTCCAGTCAGGACGGCGCTGGAGACGTGCGCCCGGCGAACGGCGCGTAGGGGTACTTGAGCGTGAGACGACCCGTCGAACAGGAAGTGCCGCCGGTTGTCGGCGAGTCCGTGTACCCCTCCGACCGGCGCGGCGTTCCTCGTGGGTGCCGCGGGCCTGTCGCCGGTGCTGCCGAAAACCCGCAAGGACCGTGTCGTTCTTCATCCGCCACTCGATGACCTGCGCGATCCAGAAGACCGGTGCCGCCTCCAGGGTGTAGGCGAGCGAGCTGACGATCCGGTCCCGCTACGATCCGGGGCGGCGGGCCGCCAGCACCCCCAGCAGGGTGCCTGCCAGCACGGCGACAAGGAACGAGACGGCGCACAACAGCGAGGACCGCACGAGGCGTTCACCGATCACCTGGGTACCTTTGCTCCGGACGGAGAGGAAGTACGGGCCGGTGCCGACCGGCTTGGTGTTGAACGAGCCCGTGTTGGGGTCCTGTTTGCCGGCTATGTGCTCGGGGAAGGCGACCGTCCCGTGTGCATTCAGCGAGTTTCCGCCTGAGGCGGCCGATGCCTGGAAGCACAGCGGCACTGGCGCCGTCCTGATAGCGGCTGCCACCCGGCAGGTGTAGCGTCGTGAGCCAGCAGTCGTGGTTCCGAAGTCCCGTTCGCCCGTGATCACCATCACGGGCGTTCTTGCGTTTCAGCGCCTCTCCGGACCAGGGCGATCACCTCCCGGGCACGCAGGGTGCGGGCCCGGTTTTCCCTCGAAGGAGACAGTCATGGCCAAGGGCACGGTCAAGTGGTTCAACAGTGAGAAGGGCTTCGGCTTCATCGAGCAGGAGGGCGGCGGCCCCGACGTCTTCGCCCACTACTCCAACATCGCCGCCCAGGGCTTCCGCGAGCTGCAGGAGGGCCAGAAGGTCGAGTTCGACGTCACCCAGGGCCAGAAGGGCCCGCAGGCGGAGAACATTCGCCCTGTCTGACCGCCGCTGTTGCGGCAAGGCCCGGCATACCGACTTCAGGCCGCCGGGCCTTTCCGCCTGCTGTACCCGGACAGCAGGCCGGTGTCCCAGGCCGCGCCTGGGCCGTCGCCGGGTACGGCTCGGGCCCACTGACGGCAGATGCGAGCACCACGCCTGCAACCCGCACCCGAGAGATGAACCCGCAGGTGCACGCCCCCTGAGCCACTTGTCTGATCAAGCTGCGGGGTGATGCCGCAGGCGGTGACAGATCCGCTCCGCCGCGCCTGGGGTGCGCCCATGCTCGACGACGCGACCGTTCAGCGGGCCACAGCCGATCCGCTCTGCGCACCCCAGACCCCTGGGCGCGCGGCTGGCGCTCTGCCTACGACTGCCGGGGTGTACGCCTGGTGGGCGCCTCCCGAGGTCCTGACTTCCTTCCCCGGATCGGCCAATACCGGCGATGCCGGACGGCGACTGCTCGAGGGAGCGGAGCACAGCGCCGTCCAGGACCGCGTCAAGCAGACACGAGCCTTCTACTACGCCAGTGCCGGCCCGCGTCCGGACAAGTAGCCGGCGTAGTCCGTGTGCCGCGGGCCCGAATGCCTCGGCGGCTGCCGAGTGCGCGGCGACCGGCAGCGAGGGCGGCTGGGCCCGGCCGTTGCACCGGCTCATCCGGGAACTCCCGCAGGGCCAGGCCACCGGCGGCCCAATACCGGTCCGGCCTCGTCCGACCGGGCCCGAGTTCCGCGCACGCCGACCGGGTGGAAGTCGTCCACCCGCGGATCAACCGCCCCGCGCTGGAGTGGACTCTCTCGACGCCAAGAGACGGTTTCGCCTACCTGTGCCATGTGGTATCGCACACGCGGGAGATTCCCATAAGGCGTCGCCCTTCCAGCTGCCCTCAGTCCCTCCCGCGCACACGAAGCCACGGGACAGGAAAGATCCGGACCACACGCGGACCAACCGAGCCGCAAAATGCCACCTCATACACCATCACGCAGTTCAGTGGCTCGCAATCGCCGTACCACCAACAGACGAAGAACCTACTACTCTCACCGTGGCTACCCGGGCCAGGGTCCACCGCTGGTCCCTCGGCCCAGCCGTGCGCGGCCGGCCCCTTCTCCAGTTCCGCCGCCGACCAGGCCCGCCACTCCGGCTTCATCCGTGACGGACGCCCGGACGGCCCCTTGGACCGCAGACCCTCAACGCCGTCGTCCCACCAGCGGGCATGCCAGGCATAGGCGGACTTACGTGAGACCCGTAACCGCCGCGCGACCTGCGGCGGTGTCACCCCTTGCGCAAATAACTCGGCAGGCTCGAACCGCACTTGCTCCCGCCGGGCCCGCTGCTTCGCGGTCAGGCCACCCCCATCGGGATACCGCATCCTCCAGCAATACGCCCACCCGCGAGATCACCGTCACCCTAGGCCGAAAACCTCAGTAGTCACTCTCCGGCGCAGCGCTTCTCGGACCGGACGCGAGCGGCGCTGCCGACAGACAGCCGTGACACCGGAAACGTGTGGAATCTCCACACGGCGGCAGCGTGAGCGGCGCAACCGTTCCGCAACGCCTGACTCGACCGCCAGCAAGGTCAGTATGGGTCCGGACACCACCGAACCTGCAAACACCTGCACGAGCGCCTAAGCCCGGACAAGGACCTCTCACCCCAGCCTGACGAGGCGTCAGCAAAGTCAGCATCAGGTCAGCAAGAGTCCTGCCACAGCTACCCACAAGCACCCACACTGTGGAATCGCCAACCGCACCGGCTCGAGCCAGCCGACTGTTCAGACGCCTTCCGGTAGGCAGCTGGAAGGCGGTAAGAAATCCCCGACCGCCTGCCGCCCAGCGGTCGCCCAAGCTGACGCGTTCCCGCAGGTCAGCGCACTCTTCCCCGCGGTTTCAACGACACCGGTGGCAGTTCCGGTGCGGACAGTGGAGGCCCGTCGTACCCCTTTACCTCCCCGAATCGCGTCCCTTCCATCCAGTCCTGACGCGCCTGCACGATCTCTTCCTGGGACCGTCCGATCCAGTTCCAGAACATGATCAGCTCCTCCTCGAAGGGTTCGCCGCCGAGGAGCATGAGGGAGGCGTCCGAGTCGGCGCGGAGGGGGAGTTCGGTGCGGCCGCAGCCGAGGTAGAGCATGGAGCCGGGGAGGACGGGGACGCCGTCGACGTGGGCCTCGCCGGACATGGAGAGGACGGCGTACTCGAAGTCGGGTTCGAGGGGGAGGCGCAGGTCGGCGCCGCGCGTCAGGGTGAGGTCGGCGCCGACGATCGGCGTGAAGGTCGTGCCGGGCGAGGTCGCGCCGTCCAGGGAGCCGAGGATGAGGGTGGCGCTCAGGCCGGCCGCCGTGATGACAGGCAGTTCGGCGTGGTGCTCGAAGCGCGGGTCGGTGTGCCGGTGGCTGTCCGGGAGGGCCACCCACAGCTGAGCGCCGTGCAGAAAGCGGGCGTGCGGCTTCGGGCTCTCCTCGGAGTGGCTGATGGCCCGGCCGGAGGTCATCAGGCCCAGTTCGCGCGGACGGATCGTCTGGAGGCTGCCCGTGGAGTCGCGGTGCAGGACCTCGCCCTCGTGAAGCCAGCTGACGGTCTGCAGGCCCATGTGCGGGTGCGGCGGGACCTGCATGCCGGGCTCGTCGGCGATGTCGTCGGGGCCGTAGTGATCGACAAAGGCCCACGCCCCCACCATGCGGCGGCCCAGGTTGGGCAGCAGGCGCCGGACCTCGGTGGACTCGCCGAGCCGCACCCGGCGAGGGCTCAGCAGTTCCCGCACGGGTTCGGTGACGACGAATCCCCGGCCGCCGCACACACTCGGCACCGGCTGACGGTCAAGATTGCTCATGCCGCTCAACCTAGTCCTCGCACGGCCCCACCGGCAGGCCAACCCCCGCCCCGGTCGCACGGAGCGCAGCGGCGAAGCTCGTCCCGCCACCGTCACCGAGGCAAATAGTAGCCATGGCTACAGTATCCATGTACGGTATCTGTATGAGTTCGGCTTTCGAGGGCGCGACGCCCGGTTTTCTCGTCTGGCGGCTGTCCACGAAGTGGCGGGTGGCGGTCGACCGCGCGGTCGCTCCGCTGGGGCTGACCCACGCGCAGTACGCGCTGGTGGCGTCGTTGTACGGCATGCACCGGGCCGGACAACGGCCGAGCCAGCGGCAACTCGCGGACCACACCGGCCTGGAGGCCCTGTACGTCTCCAAGCTGGCCCGCGCCTTGGAGACCGCCGGGCTCCTCGAACGCACCCGGGACCCCCGCGACCCGCGCGCCGTACAGCTGGCGCTCACCGAGGAGGGGCGCGATGTGGCCCGGCGCGCGATCGAGGTCGTCCAGGGGCTGCTGCGACAGCTGCTGGAACCGCTCGGCGGCCTCGACAGCGCCCGCACACGGGAGTTCGCGCGCGACCTGACAGCACTCCTCGACGTACCACTCACCCCTGCCACCGAGCACGAGAAGGAGCAGCCATGACCACCACCGCCCCCACCGTCGACGGCCGCGTCATCGGCCTCGCCCACTACGCCAGCCGCGCGGTTCTGGAAAGCGTCCTGGCCGGCTACGGCTTGACGTTCCAGCAGTCGGTGACCCTCCGGCTCGTCGCGGTCGCCGACGAACCCGTCGACCGTGACCGGCTCGTGGGCCAGGTCGTCGACTCCCTCAAGGTCGAGGAAGCCGGCATACGGGCCGCCGTCGAGGAGTTGGTCTTCGCGAAGTTGCTGGAGACGGACCCCGCGCAGCCGACCCGGCTCAGGATCACGGACGCCGGGCGTGAGTCGTTCACCAGGTCCGCCGCCGAGACCGCACCCATCTCCGCCCGAATCTACGCCGGCATTCCCGCCGAGGATCTGGTGGCCGCCGGTCGCGTACTGACCCTCGTCACCGAGCGCGCCAACGCGGAGCTGGCCGCCATGAAGTAGTGGAATATTCAACAGCCAGTGGGGGTTGTGGGACGCCGAAGGAGGTCATCAGTGGACACGACGTACTACGACCACGGAACCCCCGCCGAGCGCTGGGAGCGCGCGGGGATGTTCTTCGACGCCAAGGACTACGCCGCCGCCGCGCGCGTTCTCGGCCCGCTGGTCGAGGAGGTGCCGGAGCAGACCGGCCCACGGCTGCTGCTGGCCCGCGCCTACTACCACTCGGCCCAACTGCGCCGCGCCGAGGCCGAGTTGCGCGTTCTCGTGGAACGGGACCCGGTGGAGCACTACGCCCGGCTGATGCTGGGCCGCACGCTCCAGCGGCAGGCCCGGCACGACGAGGCGGAGTCCCACCTGCGGATCGCCTCGGCACTCGCGGGCGACTTCGAGCGGCTGTGAGGCACGCGCGGTAGATCAGCACGGCACAGCACAGCACACGAGGGGGGCCGGGTCCCGATCGGGACCCGGCCCCCCTCGTCCGTACGCCTCCGGCTCCCGCCCGTCCCGGCTACGCGTCCGACTTGGCCTCCGCCCGGCCGCCGTACGACCGCTTGCCCCGCCGGTACGCGATCTCGCCCAGGACGACGTCCACCACGATGAACGCGGCGAGGGGGATGCCGAGTAGCGGCACGAAGTAGCCCAGGACGGCGATGACGGCCAGGGCGGGGACCAGGAGGTGCGGCGGCACCTGCTGCCAGGCGCCGCGCGGGATCGGGCGGCCGAAGGACGAGGCGCGGCCGCGCTGCCACCACATGCGGTAGCCCCAGAGGATCAGCATGACGAGGGAGAGCGCGAGGGCGATCAGGAGCAGCTGGTTCACCAGGCCGAACAGGACGCCGGTGTGGGCGTCGATGCCCCAGCGGGACAGCTTGGCGAGGATCGGGAAGTCGGCGAACCGGAGCGTGTCGGTGACCTCGGCGGTCGCCGGGTCCACGGCCACCGCGTCCTGCTTGGTGGGCCAGCTGCGCTGGACCTGCTTCACGACGTACGTGGAGGACGCGTCGGCGGGCGGCACGATCTCCACCGGGTCACCGAGGCCCTCGGCGCGCGCGGCGGCGAGGATCTTGTCCAGGTCGCCGTCCGCGGCCGTCCCGCCGTCCGCCGGGCCGGCGTCATGGCCGCCGTGGTCGCCCGCCGCGGCCGAGATGGCCGGGGTGGCCTGGTGGAGTTCGGTGCGCAGGACCTCGATGTTGGCGCCTGCGTACGTCGACCAGGTCAGGCCCGTCGCCGAGAGGAAGAAGAACCCGGCGGCGGCCCAGACGCCGACCGTGCCGTGCAGGCCCAGGGTGCGTCGGCGGCCGCTGGTACCGCGCACCTTGCGCTGGGCGCGGCGGCGGGTGAACCAGAGCACGAGACCGCCGCCCGAGATGACCCACAGCCAGCTGGCGGCGAGTTCGCTGTAGAGGCGGCCGGTCTCGCCGAGCTGGAGGTTGGCGTGGAACTTGTCGATCCAGGTCCGCACCGGCAGCGCGCCGGTCGCCCCGTACTGCTCCAGCGCGCCGCGCACCTGAGCCGTGTACGGGTCGACGAACACCGCGAGCGTGTTGGTCTCGTCGATGCCCGCGACGCCCGTCAGCATCACGCGGGTCGTCGCGTCGTCCTCCGGCGAGGGGCGTACGGCGGAGATGGTGCCTTCGGGGTGCGCCTCGCGGGCGGCGGCCACCTGCTCGGAGATCGGCAGCTTCTCGGCGCCCACCTTCGCGACCGTCATCTCGTCGGCGTAGACGAACTTCTCGACCGAGAACGAGGCGGCGTACAGCCCGCCCGTCAGGGCCGCGACCAGCAGGAACGGGGCGACGAGGACGCCCGCGTAGAAATGCAGCCGCAGGACGAGGGGCCTGAGCGAGGACCAGCCCCTCGTGGTGACGTCGGGCTTGACGACGGGTTTCTGGGGCTCGTCCGTCTCGGTCGAGGGAGCGGTGGTCATCGGCTGGCTACTCCGGGATCGCGGGGACGTCGTGGCGGTTCAGTAGTCGGGGCGCACGGGCTTCGAGTTCCCGAGGGAATGTGTGATGCCGGTCACAGGAAGGCCCTGGTGTCGCGTTGACTCGTGCACACGGCTTCGCGAGAGCCGCCTCGCATCGCGCCATCATGCTTGGCATCCTGGCGCGATGGCTTCCGAACGTGATCGCATCGAGTCCCGCCCCCTGAGCGACCGGGTCGAGGAACTCCTCGCCCACGAGGGCCCGTTGCCGATCGTCGCCGCGGGCGATCCGGTACTGCGCCGCACCGCCGAGCCCTTCGACGGCCAACTGTCCCCGGACCTCCTGGCCCGCTTCGTC
Encoded proteins:
- a CDS encoding PepSY domain-containing protein; protein product: MKRKGKWIVGAVLSAALIGGGTGIAVSATGGDDTETSISGPALGKASAAALAYTGGGEVTDSEVGDEEGSYEVEVTLDNGKQADVHLDKDFKVLGSEVDGGDEPNDKD
- a CDS encoding cold-shock protein — encoded protein: MAKGTVKWFNSEKGFGFIEQEGGGPDVFAHYSNIAAQGFRELQEGQKVEFDVTQGQKGPQAENIRPV
- a CDS encoding pirin family protein, coding for MSNLDRQPVPSVCGGRGFVVTEPVRELLSPRRVRLGESTEVRRLLPNLGRRMVGAWAFVDHYGPDDIADEPGMQVPPHPHMGLQTVSWLHEGEVLHRDSTGSLQTIRPRELGLMTSGRAISHSEESPKPHARFLHGAQLWVALPDSHRHTDPRFEHHAELPVITAAGLSATLILGSLDGATSPGTTFTPIVGADLTLTRGADLRLPLEPDFEYAVLSMSGEAHVDGVPVLPGSMLYLGCGRTELPLRADSDASLMLLGGEPFEEELIMFWNWIGRSQEEIVQARQDWMEGTRFGEVKGYDGPPLSAPELPPVSLKPRGRVR
- a CDS encoding MarR family winged helix-turn-helix transcriptional regulator, whose amino-acid sequence is MSSAFEGATPGFLVWRLSTKWRVAVDRAVAPLGLTHAQYALVASLYGMHRAGQRPSQRQLADHTGLEALYVSKLARALETAGLLERTRDPRDPRAVQLALTEEGRDVARRAIEVVQGLLRQLLEPLGGLDSARTREFARDLTALLDVPLTPATEHEKEQP
- a CDS encoding MarR family transcriptional regulator, whose translation is MTTTAPTVDGRVIGLAHYASRAVLESVLAGYGLTFQQSVTLRLVAVADEPVDRDRLVGQVVDSLKVEEAGIRAAVEELVFAKLLETDPAQPTRLRITDAGRESFTRSAAETAPISARIYAGIPAEDLVAAGRVLTLVTERANAELAAMK
- a CDS encoding tetratricopeptide repeat protein; its protein translation is MDTTYYDHGTPAERWERAGMFFDAKDYAAAARVLGPLVEEVPEQTGPRLLLARAYYHSAQLRRAEAELRVLVERDPVEHYARLMLGRTLQRQARHDEAESHLRIASALAGDFERL
- a CDS encoding PepSY-associated TM helix domain-containing protein, which encodes MTTAPSTETDEPQKPVVKPDVTTRGWSSLRPLVLRLHFYAGVLVAPFLLVAALTGGLYAASFSVEKFVYADEMTVAKVGAEKLPISEQVAAAREAHPEGTISAVRPSPEDDATTRVMLTGVAGIDETNTLAVFVDPYTAQVRGALEQYGATGALPVRTWIDKFHANLQLGETGRLYSELAASWLWVISGGGLVLWFTRRRAQRKVRGTSGRRRTLGLHGTVGVWAAAGFFFLSATGLTWSTYAGANIEVLRTELHQATPAISAAAGDHGGHDAGPADGGTAADGDLDKILAAARAEGLGDPVEIVPPADASSTYVVKQVQRSWPTKQDAVAVDPATAEVTDTLRFADFPILAKLSRWGIDAHTGVLFGLVNQLLLIALALSLVMLILWGYRMWWQRGRASSFGRPIPRGAWQQVPPHLLVPALAVIAVLGYFVPLLGIPLAAFIVVDVVLGEIAYRRGKRSYGGRAEAKSDA